The following are encoded together in the Streptomyces sp. NBC_00341 genome:
- the cas2e gene encoding type I-E CRISPR-associated endoribonuclease Cas2e, translating to MTVIVLTNCPMALRGFLTRWLLEISPGVFIGGPSTRVRQALWAEVRQYSGQGRALLAYSDNSEQGYAFETHDHKWHPVDHEGLTLILRPKDRPPPAQSPPTKGWSKAAKRRRFGGR from the coding sequence GTGACGGTCATTGTCCTCACCAACTGCCCGATGGCCCTGCGCGGTTTCCTCACGCGCTGGCTCCTGGAAATCTCCCCGGGCGTCTTCATCGGCGGCCCCTCCACACGCGTGCGGCAGGCGCTGTGGGCGGAGGTCAGGCAGTATTCGGGCCAAGGGCGAGCCCTCCTTGCGTACAGCGACAACAGCGAGCAGGGGTACGCCTTCGAGACCCACGACCACAAGTGGCACCCGGTGGACCACGAGGGCCTCACGTTGATTCTCCGCCCGAAGGACAGACCGCCGCCCGCTCAGTCACCACCCACCAAGGGCTGGAGCAAGGCCGCGAAGCGGCGGCGGTTCGGGGGGCGTTGA
- the cas1e gene encoding type I-E CRISPR-associated endonuclease Cas1e, with the protein MTSPSLGARKLSSPRELSRVGDRLSFVYLERCVVHRDAHAITAEDAEGTRHIPSATIGTLLLGPGTRITHQAMSVLGECGAGVVWVGEHGVRFYAGGRALTRSSALVQAQATAWANQRRRLAVARDMYRLRFPDEDPSRLTRHELLGHEGTRVKACYRKESARTGVPWHGRHYTPGDFASGDAPNQAITASAQCMYGIAHAVVAALGCAPGLGFVHSGHELSFVLDIADLYKTEIGIPVAFDAAAEGPEDIGPRTRRALRDAANRTGLMDRVVTDIKQLLGAGSGSGTGAGADADVGDEESRDQVMLQSDGGTELSAGRNYDEGVIW; encoded by the coding sequence ATGACCTCTCCATCGCTGGGCGCTCGCAAGCTCTCCTCACCGCGTGAACTGAGCAGGGTGGGGGACCGGCTGTCCTTCGTCTATCTGGAACGGTGCGTCGTGCACCGTGACGCGCACGCCATCACCGCCGAGGACGCGGAGGGCACGAGGCACATTCCGTCCGCGACCATCGGAACGCTCCTCCTCGGCCCCGGAACCCGGATCACCCATCAGGCCATGAGCGTCCTCGGCGAATGCGGAGCGGGCGTGGTGTGGGTCGGTGAACACGGAGTCCGCTTCTACGCGGGCGGGCGTGCCCTCACCCGCTCCTCCGCCCTGGTGCAGGCTCAAGCCACGGCGTGGGCGAACCAGCGCCGGCGCCTGGCGGTCGCCCGCGACATGTACCGGCTGCGCTTCCCGGACGAGGACCCGTCCCGCCTGACCCGTCACGAACTGCTCGGACACGAGGGCACGCGCGTCAAAGCCTGCTACCGCAAGGAGTCTGCCCGCACCGGCGTCCCCTGGCACGGCCGTCACTACACTCCGGGCGACTTCGCATCCGGCGACGCGCCCAACCAGGCGATCACCGCGTCGGCCCAGTGCATGTACGGAATCGCCCACGCCGTCGTGGCCGCTCTCGGATGCGCTCCGGGCCTCGGGTTCGTCCACTCCGGCCACGAGCTGTCCTTCGTGCTGGACATAGCCGACCTCTACAAGACAGAAATCGGCATCCCGGTCGCGTTCGACGCCGCGGCCGAGGGCCCTGAAGACATCGGCCCCCGAACCCGACGCGCCTTGCGGGACGCCGCGAACCGTACGGGCCTGATGGACCGCGTGGTCACCGACATCAAGCAACTCCTCGGGGCCGGGAGCGGTTCTGGAACCGGTGCTGGTGCTGATGCTGATGTAGGCGACGAAGAATCACGAGATCAGGTGATGCTGCAGTCGGACGGTGGAACGGAGCTCAGCGCCGGGCGTAATTACGATGAGGGCGTCATCTGGTGA
- the cas6e gene encoding type I-E CRISPR-associated protein Cas6/Cse3/CasE, giving the protein MYLTRFRFNAARTGARRLLTSPQMLHAAVMSSFPEAPPTPDGGPRVLWRIDYNSAAEVLLYITSPARPDLTHLVEQAGWPTAEPRGWSTYDYATFLTGLSADSVWAFRLTANPVHSIRRKEGEPTKRTAHRTPRYQIEWLLKQQDRGGFAIVEKAPEARRLERGDEYELAVGGARGLSFSKKSSSTGKDSSAAAGRNAVRIAAVTYQGRLRVTDPEVFRLRLASGLGKAKAYGCGLMTLAPVV; this is encoded by the coding sequence ATGTACCTCACGCGCTTTCGCTTCAACGCGGCGAGGACCGGTGCCCGGCGACTGCTGACGTCACCACAGATGCTGCACGCGGCGGTGATGTCTTCCTTCCCCGAGGCACCCCCCACACCCGATGGAGGGCCACGGGTGCTCTGGCGGATCGACTACAACTCGGCGGCCGAGGTGCTGCTGTACATCACCAGCCCGGCCAGGCCGGATCTGACACATCTGGTGGAGCAGGCGGGCTGGCCGACGGCGGAGCCCCGGGGCTGGTCGACGTACGACTACGCCACCTTCCTGACCGGGCTGTCCGCCGACAGCGTCTGGGCGTTCCGGCTCACGGCCAACCCGGTGCACAGCATCCGTCGCAAGGAGGGCGAGCCGACGAAACGCACTGCGCATCGGACACCTCGCTACCAGATCGAGTGGCTGCTCAAGCAGCAGGACCGGGGTGGCTTCGCCATCGTGGAGAAGGCGCCGGAAGCCCGTCGCCTGGAGCGGGGGGACGAGTACGAGCTGGCGGTGGGCGGGGCCCGGGGGCTGTCATTCAGCAAGAAGAGTTCGTCGACGGGCAAGGACAGTTCCGCGGCGGCGGGCAGGAACGCCGTACGGATCGCCGCCGTGACGTACCAGGGCCGACTACGGGTGACCGACCCCGAGGTCTTCCGCCTGAGGCTGGCGTCCGGACTGGGCAAGGCGAAGGCTTACGGCTGCGGACTGATGACCCTTGCTCCGGTGGTGTGA
- the cas5e gene encoding type I-E CRISPR-associated protein Cas5/CasD, whose protein sequence is MGVLTLRLAGPLQAWGSSARFSRRTTDSAPTKSGVVGLLAAALGRPRDSDVSDLAALRFGVRIDQPGTRIRDFQTAHHDDTGKSMPVSERFYLADAVFVAGLEGDEDLLVHLLAAVRNPVFLPFLGRRSCPPSRNIDLGLHPGAELAATLAAHEWQASDWYCRRRRKDESVDLTVLLEAGPDDDGAEGPGDAVRDQPISFDPRHRRYGLRGVVARTVTVSNPRADRRNERAALASHDPVGHLTPLDRDGA, encoded by the coding sequence ATGGGCGTCCTGACCCTCCGGCTCGCCGGTCCGCTCCAGGCCTGGGGCTCTTCGGCCCGTTTCTCGCGCCGCACCACGGATTCGGCGCCCACGAAGAGCGGAGTGGTCGGACTGCTGGCGGCGGCGCTCGGGCGCCCCAGAGACAGCGACGTCTCCGACCTGGCCGCGTTGCGCTTCGGCGTACGCATCGACCAGCCGGGCACCCGTATCCGGGACTTCCAGACCGCGCACCACGACGACACGGGCAAGTCCATGCCGGTGTCCGAACGCTTCTACCTCGCGGACGCGGTGTTCGTCGCGGGCCTGGAGGGCGACGAGGACCTGCTCGTCCACCTGCTCGCAGCCGTGCGTAACCCCGTCTTCCTGCCCTTCCTCGGCCGGAGGTCATGCCCGCCGAGCCGCAACATCGATCTCGGGCTGCATCCCGGAGCCGAGCTTGCCGCGACGCTGGCCGCCCACGAGTGGCAGGCGTCCGACTGGTACTGCCGACGGCGGCGCAAGGACGAGTCCGTCGACCTCACAGTGCTCCTGGAAGCCGGGCCCGATGACGACGGTGCGGAGGGGCCGGGCGATGCGGTACGGGACCAGCCGATCAGCTTCGACCCGCGTCACCGGCGGTACGGGCTGCGAGGAGTGGTCGCGCGAACGGTGACGGTTTCCAACCCCCGTGCCGACCGGAGGAACGAGCGGGCGGCCCTCGCCTCGCACGATCCGGTGGGCCACCTCACTCCGCTGGACAGGGACGGTGCCTGA